From a region of the Microterricola gilva genome:
- a CDS encoding cytochrome ubiquinol oxidase subunit I: protein MNEILDPLALARWQFGLTTIYHFLFVPITIGMVTTTAIFQTAWYRTGQVRYLQLTKFFGQLFLINFAMGVVTGIVQEFQFGMNWSDYSRFVGDVFGAPLAFEGLLAFFFEATFIGLWIFGWDKLPRFLHLLTIWATAFGSILSAYFIIAANAFMQNPVGYEMNVDKGRAELVDIGALLTNPVALAAFPHTIFASFMVSAGLIITVAAWHLARNQHLETMRPALKLGLWMMIIAGVLTTVFGDQLSLAMVATQPMKMAAAEATYQTVCGAQASFSLFTLGTPDGTSELFSIRVPYLLSLLSTHTFDGCVEGINDLQAQYIEAFGPGDYTPIIWITYWSFRWMIGLGLLHVFVAVVGLWLTRGGRHPKSKWVWKAAIWAFPLSLAAMIVGWVFTEMGRQPWLVFSLLKTEDGVSPGVSGLEVLISLIAFTLIYGILAVVEFKLIKKAAQKGPADAPEPHPETGRIEPSTTVY, encoded by the coding sequence GTGAACGAGATCCTGGACCCGCTTGCGCTTGCGCGCTGGCAATTCGGCCTGACCACGATCTATCACTTCCTGTTCGTTCCGATCACGATCGGTATGGTCACCACGACCGCGATCTTCCAGACCGCCTGGTACAGAACGGGGCAGGTCCGGTATCTCCAGCTGACCAAGTTCTTCGGCCAGCTCTTCCTCATCAACTTCGCCATGGGCGTCGTCACTGGCATCGTGCAGGAGTTCCAGTTCGGCATGAACTGGTCGGACTACTCCCGCTTCGTCGGGGACGTCTTCGGTGCCCCGCTGGCCTTCGAGGGCCTTCTCGCCTTCTTCTTCGAGGCGACGTTCATCGGCCTCTGGATCTTCGGCTGGGACAAGCTGCCCCGCTTCCTCCATCTGCTCACCATTTGGGCGACCGCGTTCGGCTCCATCCTCTCGGCGTACTTCATCATCGCGGCCAACGCCTTCATGCAGAACCCGGTCGGCTACGAGATGAACGTCGACAAGGGGCGAGCCGAGCTCGTCGACATCGGGGCGCTGCTCACGAACCCGGTGGCGCTTGCCGCCTTCCCGCACACGATCTTCGCCAGCTTCATGGTGTCGGCCGGCCTCATCATCACCGTCGCCGCCTGGCACCTGGCGCGCAACCAGCACCTGGAGACGATGCGTCCAGCGCTCAAGCTCGGGCTCTGGATGATGATCATCGCCGGTGTGCTGACCACGGTCTTCGGTGACCAGCTCAGCCTGGCGATGGTCGCGACGCAGCCGATGAAGATGGCCGCGGCCGAGGCCACATATCAAACGGTGTGCGGCGCCCAAGCGTCCTTCTCGCTGTTCACCCTCGGAACACCGGACGGCACGAGCGAGCTGTTCTCCATCCGCGTGCCCTACCTGCTCTCGCTGCTGTCGACGCACACCTTCGACGGCTGCGTCGAGGGCATCAACGACCTGCAGGCGCAGTACATCGAGGCGTTCGGCCCCGGCGACTACACGCCCATCATCTGGATCACCTACTGGTCGTTCCGTTGGATGATCGGCCTCGGCCTGCTGCACGTCTTCGTCGCCGTCGTCGGCCTTTGGCTGACCCGCGGTGGCCGTCACCCCAAGAGCAAGTGGGTCTGGAAGGCCGCGATCTGGGCGTTCCCGCTGTCGCTGGCCGCCATGATCGTCGGCTGGGTGTTCACCGAAATGGGCAGGCAACCCTGGCTGGTGTTCAGCCTGCTGAAGACCGAGGACGGCGTCTCGCCGGGAGTCTCGGGCCTCGAGGTGCTCATCTCGCTCATCGCCTTCACGCTGATCTACGGCATCCTCGCGGTCGTCGAGTTCAAGCTCATCAAGAAGGCAGCCCAGAAGGGCCCGGCCGACGCGCCGGAGCCGCACCCGGAAACCGGGCGCATCGAACCATCAACCACCGTCTACTAG
- a CDS encoding M56 family metallopeptidase yields the protein MYISAAVLALLAIALAWPIPLWLAAARWPSRAPGTALALWQAIALGGGLAMIGALLSFGLAPLDGEAGGIHALIASLVNGPIPAEFAIVNIVAIGGAVLLGVHLLLNLISTAVRTERSRRRHRATVELLSSPLPEQPRTRVLDHPTPIAYCVPGVHTVTVLSGGLIELLEPAELDAVLAHERTHLRQFHHLVLLAFRAWHAALPWFPIANRAENAVGLLVEMLADDDAKKERDPHTLARAIALVGTSQPSASGELGERPVPRAEHTPDAARTPLGVRVSRLLRPDAPLPPLARLLALSAAALIVSIPASVLLGVALGVAPALAGTPAPV from the coding sequence GTGTACATCTCCGCAGCCGTCCTAGCGCTGCTCGCCATCGCGCTGGCCTGGCCCATTCCGCTTTGGCTCGCCGCCGCCCGCTGGCCGTCGCGTGCGCCTGGCACCGCGCTGGCGCTCTGGCAGGCGATCGCGCTCGGCGGCGGACTGGCGATGATCGGGGCCCTGCTGAGCTTCGGGCTCGCCCCGCTCGACGGCGAGGCCGGCGGCATCCACGCCCTCATCGCCAGCCTCGTCAACGGTCCGATACCGGCCGAGTTCGCCATCGTCAACATCGTCGCGATCGGCGGGGCCGTGCTGCTCGGCGTCCACCTGCTGCTCAACCTCATCAGCACGGCCGTGCGCACGGAGCGCAGCCGCCGACGCCACCGCGCGACCGTCGAGCTGCTCAGCTCGCCGCTGCCCGAACAACCCCGCACCCGCGTGCTTGACCACCCGACGCCGATCGCCTACTGCGTGCCGGGGGTGCACACCGTCACCGTGCTCTCCGGCGGGCTGATCGAGCTGCTCGAGCCGGCTGAGCTCGACGCGGTGCTCGCGCACGAGCGCACGCACCTGCGGCAGTTCCACCACCTCGTGCTGTTGGCCTTTCGCGCCTGGCACGCCGCCCTGCCGTGGTTCCCGATCGCGAACCGCGCGGAGAACGCCGTCGGCCTGCTGGTCGAGATGCTCGCAGACGACGATGCGAAGAAGGAGCGTGACCCGCACACGCTCGCGAGGGCGATCGCGCTGGTCGGCACGTCACAGCCCAGCGCGAGCGGCGAACTCGGCGAGCGGCCTGTGCCCCGCGCCGAGCACACCCCAGATGCCGCCCGCACCCCGCTCGGCGTGCGCGTGTCCCGCCTGCTGCGGCCGGACGCACCGCTCCCCCCGCTCGCGCGTCTGCTCGCGCTGAGCGCGGCCGCTCTGATCGTCAGCATTCCGGCGTCGGTGCTGCTCGGCGTCGCCCTCGGGGTCGCCCCCGCCCTCGCCGGCACGCCCGCTCCTGTTTGA
- a CDS encoding BlaI/MecI/CopY family transcriptional regulator, producing the protein MNTLGVLERSIMNALWDAHDGLSAPELGERLLNAEAESPRKEHATTTLLTVLSRLEAKGFVSRSRSSRPHRYFAVNSREEHTATLMHQVLELAPDRDAALARFVGQVSASEAETLRALLDSRPTG; encoded by the coding sequence ATGAACACTCTCGGGGTCTTGGAAAGATCGATCATGAACGCCCTGTGGGACGCCCATGATGGACTGTCCGCTCCCGAACTCGGCGAACGCCTCCTGAATGCTGAGGCGGAATCGCCGCGCAAAGAGCATGCAACGACCACCCTACTGACGGTGCTCTCCCGCTTGGAAGCAAAAGGTTTCGTGTCGCGGAGCCGCAGCTCGCGCCCGCACCGTTACTTCGCGGTGAACAGCCGTGAGGAGCACACGGCGACCCTGATGCACCAGGTGCTCGAGCTCGCGCCGGACCGCGATGCCGCGCTCGCCCGCTTCGTCGGACAGGTCAGCGCCAGCGAGGCCGAGACGCTGCGCGCCCTGCTCGACTCGCGGCCCACCGGGTAG